A section of the Apodemus sylvaticus chromosome 10, mApoSyl1.1, whole genome shotgun sequence genome encodes:
- the LOC127694551 gene encoding olfactory receptor 2T29-like yields MDLTNWMINYTGQSDFTLLGFFSQSKHPALLAVVIFVVFLMALSGNALLILLIVSDAHLHTPMYFFISQLSLMDMMYISVTVPKMLMDQVLGSHKISAAACGMQMFLYVILAGSEFFLLAAMSYDRYVAICHPLRYPVLMNHRVCLLLMSVCWLLGSLDGFMLTPVTMTFPFCGSREIHHFFCEVPAVTKLSCSDTWLYETLMYVCCVLMILIPVTVISGSYSSILLTVLRMNSAEGRKKALATCSSHMTVVLLFYGAAVYTYMLPASLHTPEKDMVVSVFYTILTPLLNPIIYSFRNKNIIDAMKKLLGVKHFIQESLK; encoded by the coding sequence ATGGACCTCACCAACTGGATGATAAACTACACTGGACAGTCAGATTTCACTCTGCTGGGATTCTTCAGTCAATCCAAGCATCCTGCCCTGCTGGCTGTGGTCATATTTGTGGTTTTCCTGATGGCCTTGTCTGGGAACGCCCTCCTGATCCTGCTGATAGTCTCTGACGCccacctccacacacccatgtacttctttaTCAGTCAGCTGTCCCTCATGGACATGATGTACATTTCTGTCACTGTGCCCAAGATGCTCATGGACCAGGTCCTGGGGAGCCACAAGATCTCGGCTGCAGCCTGTGGGATGCAGATGTTCCTCTACGTGATACTAGCAGGTTCAGAATTTTTCCTTCTGGCTGCCATgtcttatgaccgctatgtggccatctgccatcCACTCCGGTATCCTGTCCTCATGAACCACAGGGTGTGTCTTCTTCTCATGTCTGTCTGTTGGCTCCTGGGATCTTTGGATGGATTCATGCTCACTCCAGTTACCATGACCTTCCCATTCTGTGGATCTCGGGAGATCCACCACTTCTTCTGTGAGGTCCCTGCTGTGACAAAGCTCTCCTGCTCTGACACCTGGCTCTATGAGACTctcatgtatgtgtgctgtgtgctcatGATTCTCATTCCTGTGACAGTCATCTCAGGCTCCTATTCATCCATCCTCCTCACTGTCCTCAGGATGAACTCAGCAGAGGGTAGGAAGAAGGCTCTGGCCACCTGCTCCTCCCACATGACTGTGGTCCTCCTCTTCTATGGAGCTGCTGTCTATACCTACatgctccctgcctccctccacaCCCCCGAGAAGGACATGGTAGTGTCTGTGTTTTACACTATACTCACCCCTCTGTTGAACCCAATAATCTATAGTTTTAGAAATAAGAATATCATTGATGCTATGAAGAAGCTGTTGGGTGTGAAACATTTCATTCAAGAATCTTTAAAGTAA